ATTTTACCCAATATAATGTCCCTAGCATCATAAccggtaattaattttttttatagggaTTGAAGTTTTCTTGATTACTGATTTCAAATTGTGATGAAAATGAGATCTGGTGAAGCAGTGAGAGCAATATGCGACAGTTTTGAGAAACATCCACGTTTAtgcaataccaaaaaaaaaagtatcaactATGCTAACAAAACCATTCACGCATGCCAGGCCTACACCAGTCGCAGTTCTACGTGTGATAAGTTTCTTCCGTGCGAACATCCGTACCTGCTGCCAATGAGGTTTGGCTACCGGTTCTGCTGGAAAGTTCTAGCGGAGCCTGCGTGAAACTTCTCATCGTGTGATAAAGGCTTTAGTCGTTGTCTGACAACCGCTGGTTCTGGTTCGTTGGGCGGAGAGGAGGGGGTAAAGGCgtggggaagcctacagttcacagagaCAAGAGCCATACCCtcacagttccgaagttctcaaAAGTTTGCAGATTGCTCGTCAAGAAAACACCACATTGCAAAGGTTcatatattttacggtcataaGAGCAttttaaacaactttaatgtAACATAACCAACCCTcccaggaaaaaataaaaaaaatatatatttattacactgaccgaacccAACATAACCTAGGCTTTTAGGGATGCGTCCACAGCACACACATCatttagcaaatgcagccacaacgTAAAGTACTCATTTCTAAGGTACAAGGAACCTTTTGGAGTCATAATATccacgaatattcagcaaaatgaAATAACatcgaccaattaaaaaaaaattaaatgcaacgtggatgttataaataaaaattttcttataaatctcaaaatattaaaaaatacttttaatgagCATTAAATGCCGCTATAAGTGTTTAAGTTCTCCTTTCAGtgattattaaaatgtatttatttgtatcTATTTGAGATATCACTTACGCTTataacgttttaaaaataattttaagccaAAAATCTGAAGCtatattatattcaaacaaaataaagagTGCAgccgcatccctagaaatcttgATGTAGTGGACGCACAGGCATACCTTGCAAGGAACACAGAACATATTAACAGTTAATTGCCTTAAGTAAAACAATTCCTGAACTGGTGTATGGATGATAATTTATTAAgtctgcgtgtttttttttaaagcaattcgACAGTTAACTATATATCAATTCACGAGACGGAAAGTCATAATATGCATGATGGAAAACATCGATACATGACAGAAATGCGTAGATGAGGGAAAGATGGAAAGATGCGAAGATGACCGCGTTCCCTGGCTTAAGGGAACCGTTAAGCTGGTATTCGGGTACAGCTCCAACCTCTTGGATGAACTCGGGAACTGTTCGGGTTTGCGGTTGTGGCGCTCACCCCCGTGGACCGCAGGCTGCCCGAAGGCGTGTGAGGGCGGGATTTCCCCGACACGCGGTGCGACGCCTAACCTAACAGTTCCAGACACGTTTCAGCGAAGTGTCGCGGAGACGTCTCTGGaatgggggggtgggggtgggggttgagGGAAGGGAGAGGCTTGCGAAGTGCGGCCGGCGGTCCGTCCCATCCCCCGGCGAGGCTTTGTGCGGAGCTGGGGGCTTCCCCCCTCAGCCGAGGACCCTGTTGAGGAAGTACGGGTAGAAGGACCTGCCCTGCGGGCGGGTGAGCCTCCTGCCCCTGTTGGGTCGCGCCGGGGCCTCAGGCTCCGCCCCCAGGTCCTCCGCGGTGTCCCCGGAGGGCAGCTCCGTCCACGCGTGGTCCTCCTCCTCATCCTGCCGCACACAGTGCCTTGCCAACAAACACATTGCACCAGGGACATCCCAAAAGTAAGAGCTCTGTTCGGTCATTAAAGAAAAGTATGTGCGTCGAGTCCtccagaagtgaaacttcttgcttattatgtcATCATGGTACAGGAAACTCTTTCGGCTGAGGTCGCgttaaaaacaaattatcaaGTATGCGGGCGGTAAATTATGctatcgctagagacctgaaaaaataatTCGCGATTTTCATTTACCTACAGGAGGATGGACTCCGTgcgatcctctacgcactcgggcaaattgcatctgctcattggttacatACTGACTCGCAGTACCTGttgactggttttttttttttgtgattcgctacttcctttgtttacatttttttccattggcccagagtccttcagatgtaCTGCAGCCCCATCACGgtagcagcaaaaatgcaaactttttttttggcttccagcctatcgtgaaatgaatgcgcaaattttttcaggtctccagCTATCACCCAAGTATGTGAGCgtgaaagtgtgcaagtgtgctagTAAGCTGTGTCATTTTTACCTCTTCCCCTACCACGGACCTAACTATTATCCTCATGCGATCacaatttttgtaacgctcgaaaattgtagcgccctcagcaaaaaaaaaaaaacaaaaaaaaacttcgaaaTTCAACTCGTgacaaaaaagtttttattggcatttttagaatactacatatctacttcacatttccacataatcaccattCAGTTCAAatcacttttcgtaacgctgcaccagtttcttcaacccctctgcatagaagttcgcagCCTGCGAATGGAACAAACACCTTGGCCGTAGGCGTCATGGatttcgaatacgcaatgcgtgtagcatAAGTACAGGCACTTCGTAAACAACTCCGGAAAAGTTTAGAAAATCTCAGCACTCGAGTAAAAAAACGAtgcctacagtttttttttgggaTGAAAATGGTGTTCTTTTGGTTGATTTTATCAAACGTTGGTCAACATTTACagcaaaagttacaaaaattacgaTTATCAACTGATTTAATTTTTAGGCAGTGAtattctatgcagaggggttaaaggaACTTTTGCAGCGTTGCGCAAAGTGTTTGGAACTGAACGGAGATtaagtaaaattataatgtaGATGAAGTCGGTAAAGTAGATGGCGATAAAAACTTTTTCTCGAAAGTCAATTTCTTTTAAATGACCAAATGGAGCTTACTTTATGAATATCCCTCGTTGCTTTGTTCAacacatggttatttttgcatatatgaagtactttttttgaaataatactgagtatttcttacgaaagttgacacattattttatattttaatttgtttcttacaagtttaatttttttataacatggaaatgataataaaaatatttaacaattttattttattatagtactggaaagctattcagggaacggtttagaaATCACTTCAACAATTGAAGGTACTGAAACTACACAAattataaattcccgggtaagaattcggACCCAGTATTActggaacaatattttgtagtgatagaggtggtttatttggaaaatatacaaatttacaaacatctgtaattttacatgactactgttccatttacaaaaccaAAATGGGTGCGCATTAGAAGTTATTCTACTGgacataataaaaaaactaactttaattttgcatgcaaataattaatacgaatacaataataaaaggactggagtgttattgtaaatattgttggtaaagtatgaattcaatcatataaaaaaaataacactcaatttaaaattaatataaacatgggtacaaaatcaattatttaatttagtataatAATCTGTGCAAATGTTAACTAATAATgtgttaatttataatttataatgtactAAATAGTACAATTGGGAACATACACttgtaaaagtttaaaaaacaatttctcTCACTAATAAACacaatgaatatatttttaaatatggaccattattcaataacaatcactaaaatatatgatttgaaatcacatattaaattttttatttgaaagtagCCTTTTTTACATACAGtcaaaatttttgttgcatgttgctCGTGCACAGTAAAGATTCACACTgtcatatattttttccttttcataattcaaaaatttctgcacttttacgaaagattcctttgtaaaccagttgccaaaaaaaaaaaaaaaaagatattgtacCTTTGTACGACACATGACTACAAGCGCGGTACAGAGGGAGGGTGCAGGgagcgatagccccttccgagcacaaatttcacttcttatttatttgtagggaatattaatgttaacttaaatactttcgttaatgtgctaaactcttctttcaatcaaaatttgtacgaaaatactgaatttcagtatttgagaccgtATGTTTTGTgtaatatcccaagggcaatgtcatgattattaactgcatcctcctgtgtgtgagtgCCCTGTCCGAGAGGttttcctggagccgccattgcaTGACTATAGTTATTTTCACAttgcttttgacgtgacgtccaataaagtgtccctttacgctgtgttcccgttacgctgtgttcccgttacgctcattgtacgcttgcgttgcatctatctctcttccacgcgattggaacaaccatcgatttgactttttcgaggcacatcaaacttgaaacactcccattcgtttcctacttttcctatcatcgtcctatccttaacagaataacacagattggaagaagttaaacagcaaacacgtataaaagttgtagttaaaataatctcttcgtcaaagcaataaacatatttgaatccatgagtgtaaataaaagtaaatttatcaattcaattgtagcattcatttcactccttctttgtatccataaaaaaatagtgataattcaattaaaaatgattcaaatttattcataaaagtatgcaatcatttcatcaatgtttttgttgtgacgttgtcacgttaaactatcgtccgtaaaccgactttacagacaagtaGGTGCCGGAGGTGCTGGAGCAACACAAAGGGTGGCAAGTAGTAACTGCCGACAATGCGCAGACTCAAGAGACGTCTGGAAAATGGAGGAACGAGGAACGGTACTCACAGCGCGCTTGCCCGCCTCCACGGCTGCGACCGgccgggggcggggcggggccgTCGTCTGCCGGTCCGCCTCCGAGGAGTTCCTGGGGGCGGCGGGAGGGGTCGTGGCGGCGGCGAGGTCGTCGGCCGCCGTCTCCGGCGACGTCAGCTCGCTGCTGGGGGCGGCAGTCGACGTCACGTTCTGGTCACCGCCCTCCGTGCTCTTCGCCGGCCTGGGGACACACGCTACCCTCCTTCCACCGTGTTCCTGGTGCACCGACCTCTGCACACCGAGGCAAACGTCGCTGAGAAAgtcttaggccgggtttatagaaaacgcaagaacgcagaaacgcaaaaacgcaggacgcgacaaccgcaagaaattcacagtcgtttataaaaaaaatgcaaggacgccggccatcgccaacgtcaaaaaataaaatttcaggaataagtcatgattattattaaaattgttgttgtacttatcgtacaggcagggaaaattATTGGATAAGCTGGacaagaaattcatcagcttCCTCATTGCGCTGTAATCACAagaagaatgccagcccaaaacataaataaagatacacaagcgtaacgattacaatcgcagagccttctatatgcattacatgacagtttcagtttatcacatactaaagcaaccagtatagatggccgaaacgcaaggagaaaacgcaagaagtagaaagttgaacaacttctgcgttgcgttcttgagttattgcgtgtcttgcgttctttataaacgtgctggtagaagagttaagatttaacttttaccgtagttgcgtttcttgagtttctgcgttcttgcgttttctataaacccggccttagggctcaggacacagccaactgtctggtcagctgagcgaggtgcgGGGCTGAGGCGGCGGCTATGCTGGTTTGGTGGCCCCAGCCTCTGCTCTAgtaccttcccgatcaaacaacaggaaGCGATCCCTCACAGCTCTGTTTTTAAAcaagctctggaatgtatataaaacgaactgtaagtttctcccaccctaccctgatagagcgcatatgtgggaggggaacgtgagaatgccagccgtaaggtcggaacaatctgttgCCCTGAATTCCCGCGcattcgtccagatggcggacccgcgtccgGCGCCATTAACTCGCGAGTATTCAACACCAAACGTAttcgtgtgccaaatgaaactttaagaTGGCGAAACTATCCCGGAATACTACATTTTGTACGCTTGCatggtaataaaattttaaaaaataataataaaattgcaatttataaggtacttgagaaaattagacaagcggttccatttttttttgcgcgacggtgctgctatctcttgGATGAAACGTAACcaatttctagcctcgcgcagggcaccgtttattactgggattcggtttggacacgttctggaatacggccgcgagttaggttacggtcgtaTCTCCACAAGACAGTgaatattcgctaccttaccggagcgtcttggaataccacccttaaAGGCATTTTGAAGATGATGtttgtccgtaaactgacttttcagacaaccccctttttagaTCAAGCGATGTATTTATGGTGTTTTTTATTACTTCCTCAAGCTGACGAACTATACTTATCCTTCTTGCATCAGTTGGAAGGTACAAACATCGCTTGCCGCAAGAGAGTCATTTAGGTAATAAGAGTCGTCCAGGCGCCCAGGAAATGCCGATTCTGCTCGGTAGAAGTCATTTCATTCGGTCTAAGTGCGCCGAGAACAGTCGTAGATGTTTCACTCGAGTCGATGTCGAAGCTGATGCTTGCTACGAACGTTTACAGTTTTCCAATGGTGTAAATCCTTAATCGGACTTAATAGCTGCAGTAACATCAACTACGAAGACCATGACTGCCACGTATTAAAAGGCCCTGATGATCAGGGGTGTAGGTGTGTTgatgagacgggatgataagtgcgactctggctggtgcttctagcacggtgtcgcctctaagagcaaggctgtgagctggcgcgcagtcccTCTATGGAATTTTCGAGAGGGAAAGATACggtggagaaatgaaaataaagtatAATGCAAGTAGATACGTTGAGTGGTTTCAGGAATCTGCACTGGGTgattcatatttaaatattattctgagGGAGAAGAAAATAAACATGCTTTTAACAGCTTCACTTCTCTAAAAAtacaggttttaaaaaaaatatccagaAACAGAAATACAGTTCCATGTTCAGCGTATTCTTAAGTGCTTTTTGTTAACAGACACCGCTCTGGTAGCGGAACTGTTTTAAAAACACGTGCATTGTTtcttttgaagctctgcacaacgtGTGTGGGGCCCTGAGcacaaagcaaggaatataaacaTTGGCAACTCAATGCTGTCTGTAAccaacgctcttattttctttggaaatccgaGAACTGCGCGCGATATAGAGGCAACCTAAAAAACTTGAAAGTCGTCAACTTtttgaaagtaaatgttggcaaccttgattattttttgtggtcgttcgttgctgggaacaTTAACCTCATTAcgtttaaaatgatttatttttcaatatggaACATCCAAAACACTGTGTTAATatgctttattttttgtttaaaatatttaaaactgcatAGCTTCAAAGTTTGAGCGctgaaaatcataacctcagtttctatttaaaaaaaaaaaaaaagagcaaagtACATACAAAATTTTGCTTTAAGCCATGCTTTTTTCATtgctaacaaaataatttaacattgccAAAAATGATTCCAAAGTATATTTTGCCTCATAATTAATACGACACTCCATTAATCggtacaccattccataaatttttAACCTaacacaattttcatattttgcaaaattcaacccctaagaggATGAAAAAGGGATGAATTTGTTTTTAAGATGAGTAATTGTATCTCCGAATTTAAATcagcataataaattatattgggtaccaatataaaataaactaaaactaccaacaaaaatttttaatttctgagaAATGCAATCCCTAAGGGGTTAAAAgggaaacttaattttttatgttgaatTTCTCAACCACATAGTTTCTAGTGGTCGTATTCCTCCTATTCAGATGCGCCCAGAGATTAGGAGAAGATATAGATGGAACATTAGCCATCAGACGTGAATCCGTTTTCCCcccacaccaatttttttttctgattttcacataccaaaatGGTGGactttaataatatttgtttctgtttttcTATTCTGGTTTTACTTACGACTGTTCGGAAGAAatttagatcaaaatattactggttaacatgtttatatgtattaaaagtccaaaacctAATCTTAATAACACAAATGTGATGATATGAGTTGGAATTTTTCTCCAATACACGTTCAGCTGATACATTTGTGAACCAATGGATGCCGTAGTGATACGTGTAGTAACAATGGCTTTTGGCTTCACCCCGTCACGTCTGGAACGGACCGTATGCTCAGCTGCTTCGATGGGGCATAAGGTCCGTTCCAGACGAAGCCAAAAGTGGACAGTGTACCACAAGTACCAAAACGGCATCCATTTGTTTACAAGTGTATCAGCCAAAATGACAAATCATATAATTGCTATTGTATTATGAAGATTTGATATGATTCGATATGAAGAGTAACAgaaggtaactctaccctgatgatggcgactgcagtgtcgaccgtaACGTCGGTGATACttttcgccttggacgcggctacgacCCAGAGGCTGAcctactccagacaatggccgcgaaagcctgctaTTCCCCCCCGATCATCACTTCAGAGGAGAGGCTACTCCAGAAAGCCTGCTATTCCCCCTTGATCTTTCTACTGAGTAACAGTGGGTAACTCTacccaggggtgcaacaactaaatttccaagggggggcaataaacctttttataaagaatcatcgatcccccccctattgaagcggggggtccgggggtcctcccccgggaaaatttgtatttcaaggtggaaaatggtgctatttcagcagttttattatctaaaaattgattacacagcactttctttgcccccgtttgcccccacttcaaggtttcagagggggggggggagggcaaaatacccttgccccccccctccccctgttgttgcgcccctgactctaccctgatgatgacgactgcagtGTCAACCGTAACGTCGGTGAAACGTTCGCCCTGGACGCGGCTACGACCCCCGAGGGCGGGGAGGTCCCTGAAGGGCTCACCCGGGAGTCGACGTGGACGGCGACGGAGGCAGATCCACGGcctggctgctgctgctgctgctgtcgtAGGCGGCGGTGGGTGCGTCCCGCGGACCGGCGCTGTGGCTGGCGTCGCGACGCTGCCTGGTGGGCGGCTCGTCGGCCGTCCAGGGCTGCGCGGGGGCGGAGCTGtgagccgccgccgccgcctccgcgGGGGCGTCAGTAGTCCACGTCACGTCCGCCGCCGCGTCCTCGGAGGCGCACGACAGCTGCTTCATCATCTCGTCCCTGTCCTGCGCACCCGCGTCACCAGGTCACAAGTCGCCAGGTCTCTCCGGGCGGGCGCCATCACAGTGCAACGTTTcctcgtaactttttttttaaagttattgtaaAATTATGGGGACGACAGAATTGAaaccccttggaaagggtacctttcctaTTTTTGGTGGCGGGAGTGTaactgggtagaaactggaaaggtaccctttccgatttcttaaaatgcatattattttctgctttaaaatcgtggaagttatcccctctaacctaaccttacctttccgaggggataactttccagtacatatttgaattaaaactaaaacattttaagaaatcggaaaggaaaaaaagaaaaaaaataaagaattaaagcCGCACATACaattacaagtaaaaacaaaggggaaaaaaacccTGTGTTCGGCAAGAAATTGGGAACAGCAGAGAATAAATAAAATGCACAGGACACGTTTGCTCAGCAACAGAAAAAGAAACAAAAGTACCGCAAGAAACATTATTGTGATGTGAAAAGGACAAGAATAGGTACCTATCCAAACATACGTGCaaagagcactatgctatatacgtttctgggctcgttttagttctcctctttgtgcaatgATTCGTCATTCAACACAAAAAAACCGAGAGAGAGATAGacgaacgaaagaataagacaaagaGTGTGCGCCTGCActcgttaaaaaaataaaatagatctaggtatcctatacagtcagctgtgagtgccttgaattttatatttgctaccagcgcgctcacgttcctctttgttcaaccagcagcgtagagagcgctgttgagacagtccttgcatttcccgcatagatagcgctaactgctaatgaatttaatatttcgtgcagagatttggcgtgttacaaatggcagaattgtgACTTTTAGGGAAAGTTAAGAGATTGGGTATGTCGACGGGCGCCATTTTTGGTCTCGCGCGACAACGCAGCGGTATGTCAACTGTGAAGTAACCAACGCACAAAACTCCACAGAATTCTAAGGTTCTGTTCCTCATGGTGCATCGGCTTTCAATGGTTCCAGTGGCTGCAGTAGGTCGCGATGCGTTTTTTTTTCCACGTTCATAAGGTCACGTGTTCAACTTTCTTCAACGAAGGACACTTGTTTTCCCCGACTATTCCAGGGAGGTGATGCAACGCACGTGGCCCTACAGTCGTCGTGTATCGTAGCGCGAGACCGAGAAACGAAGGCCGTCAATGCTATAAATCGGCAACTTAGTAACTGACCTTGGACATTTCCGTTCCGCGCAGCTCCTCCCTCCCTAACCACAACCCATCCTCACCTCTCCGAATCGTCtgcaggcagtggcgtagccaggatttatgtatggagggtgttaaggggcccgcctcgtcaggggtgtatctgtgttagtgaggcgggatgataagcgcgacgctcgctggtgcttccagcgcggtatagcctctaagcgcaagggtgtgaactggcgcgcagtcttctcgtagtcacaggataactgtgaaatttgagcggtgaccgcaacattatatggccgataaatgaatataaaggtgtaatgcaagtcccttaagtgcttttaataatctgtactggttgttttacgcctaaaaattactctgaaaacatgcgttttagccattttaactcttctagaaatacaatttaaaacatgatccaaaatttaaagtacttttcgggcctcagcgaactcttaaatgcttttcgtaagcagcccctcactcggatatcttgagtagttttgaaatcgcgttgtttttcctgaagctctgcgcaccgtctgtgtgaccaggtaggcggagcccttaagaagcatggcccacccgtattaaagcggggggatccgggaaaatttggattttaaggtgtaaaatactgctattttagcagttttcggttcttaaatttaaatattgtaatggtaaaaatgttattaattttaatatgaaatttgttttagtgatgaataagaaattaattaaagatttggtgctaagggggagggggggagttgaaccccaaacctcccccccccccccggctacgctcCTGTCTGCAGGTAAGGGAGGGTAACTCCTCCCTCAAGGACAACGTACACGAACACACTTCACTCTCTTCGCCATGCGGCTGAAAGGTGTATCCCACTTAACACCGCATCGTGTGAACCGACCCGCGGTGCACTATCTCGGGAGCGGCGTGTACAGGCAGCGCACAACTGGCATCTGGCAACTGATCCCCTCCACTCCACTCCCACACCGCTGAAATCACGTGACCGCCGCCTGACACCGGGGTCTGCGCAGGTCGGGAAACAAAGTTGCTCCGGCGACTCGAGCTGCGTCGCGACGGAAGGGAACCACACAtgacttagaactgccataagttAGAACGTTCATAagttagaaacacgtaacttagaaacgtcgtaacgtagaaagtcataacttagaactatcacaacttagaaatacacgacttagaactgtcatagaTTGGAGACACacgacttagaactgtcatagcttagaaacacacaacgccgaaccacgtaaattagaactatcacaacttagaaacacacgacttataaacacacaacttagaactgtcataacttagaaacacacaacttagaactgtcataactcacAAACACACAACCTAGAACAGGCACAACTCGCGTGCTTGTAAGTAGCGACGGGACCCCAACTCACCGCCGGCCCCTTGCAGGCGATGCGGCGGGTGCCGTCCAGCCCGCAGTCAGAGGTCAGCTCGACCGCCGCCTGCTCGGGCAGGAAGGTCACGGTCAGCGAGGGCAGCGAGGTCAGCAGGCAGCCGTCGGGGCTGCTGGCCCAGCGGGGCACTGCGAACCACAACGCCGGTGTCACGACCCCTTCCCCCCGTCTTgcagtgatgatttttttttggcattaacTTGTCATTTCATCAGCAACATTCGCTGGAAATCTTAAGCCACCCAACCTATAGATAGAAGAACTAGTTTTCTTACCATGAAAACAGAACATTAAATTAAAAGCCTGTATTCCAAAGAGACTACAAACATTTCCTCTAAGATGATGCATAGGTATAAAGAATGTCATGTATATTGTTTAGTTTCTTTATGTTTTTTTCATGAAGTTTGTGACTCAAcagtgtggtatttttttaagaaccacacaccaccagtggcgtagctaaggtgactggcgcccctggccagaagtGAAAAcagcgccccctcttggattaaaagagaaGTGGGGGGGAGGAGGGTTCAATAACACGAAACCGTCACGgtggcgacccccccccccccggtccacTTCTccggcaggggcgtagccaggggggcttttaggggttcaaacccccccccccttagcaccaaatatttaattaatttcttattcatcactcaaacaaatttcatattaaaattaataaaaatttttaccattacaatatttaaatttaagtaccgaaaactgctaaaatagcactattttacatcttaaaatccaaattttcccgggggaggagacccccggaccccccgctttaatacggggggggggggggggcatgcttcttaacacacccccatacacaaatcctggctacgccactgtgctccggcgcccctggcgggggccatccctgccccccgcttgctacgccactgcacacCGTTACAGAGATATACCACGTTGCAATCCTCAGTGGTCTCCTCCAACACTGCAGCCAGACAAGCACTCGTGCACGAAAGCAACGTGAGTTGCGTTCATTGCCGATCTGTGCACGTGTTACTtgacacgtgtttttttttttatgtatttaacaacatcaatatatatgtatttattacttatCTTAACCAAACCGTCAAACAttgaattaagaaaaaaatataataaataaaaaacaacaaaaaaatgctCAGTTTTACTCCGATTTCTATGTGTAAGCGTCGGAGTTCTAGACGTATACAATCCCCTGTGATTTTAGtgtgataatatatttttttacttcagctaagaaaaacaattacacataaaaaaaaggggagttgtctgtaaagccggtttatggacgataattttacgtgataacgccataagaaaaattcgatga
The Bacillus rossius redtenbacheri isolate Brsri chromosome 14, Brsri_v3, whole genome shotgun sequence DNA segment above includes these coding regions:
- the LOC134539121 gene encoding mucin-5AC-like codes for the protein MTPSVLAGVATLLLAASIADCRAVGINNTWFLPQEGFPVFYRYFRDLITWYEADAVCQFHHANLVTVDSSEQFDTSRAFLKELDVTSNVWIGLKRGKKEENFSWTSMSPLELRADGGYFLEAPPASDTPLCVASDPGRDYRWRSFGCGGPQVATFICELPVPRWASSPDGCLLTSLPSLTVTFLPEQAAVELTSDCGLDGTRRIACKGPADRDEMMKQLSCASEDAAADVTWTTDAPAEAAAAAHSSAPAQPWTADEPPTRQRRDASHSAGPRDAPTAAYDSSSSSSQAVDLPPSPSTSTPGPAKSTEGGDQNVTSTAAPSSELTSPETAADDLAAATTPPAAPRNSSEADRQTTAPPRPRPVAAVEAGKRADEEEDHAWTELPSGDTAEDLGAEPEAPARPNRGRRLTRPQGRSFYPYFLNRVLG